The following proteins are encoded in a genomic region of Hymenobacter siberiensis:
- a CDS encoding DUF962 domain-containing protein, with amino-acid sequence MSTQPLTFAEFYPRYLREHSRRGTRVLHFVGTTLFIICLGMLLRTDNWNWLAAGVVAAYGFAWVGHFFVEHNRPATFQHPRYSLLGDFRMYFDLWRGREKFG; translated from the coding sequence ATGTCCACGCAGCCGCTCACGTTCGCCGAGTTTTATCCGCGCTACTTGCGCGAACACAGCCGGCGGGGCACGCGGGTGCTGCATTTTGTGGGCACCACGCTGTTTATTATCTGCCTGGGTATGCTGTTGCGCACCGACAATTGGAACTGGCTGGCGGCCGGCGTGGTGGCGGCCTACGGCTTTGCCTGGGTGGGCCATTTCTTCGTCGAGCACAACCGGCCGGCCACGTTTCAGCACCCGCGGTACTCGCTGCTGGGCGACTTCCGCATGTATTTCGACCTCTGGCGCGGCCGCGAGAAGTTCGGCTGA
- a CDS encoding TerC family protein, which yields MYDFSAFVHPATWVSLLTLTFMEIVLGIDNIIFISIVVNRLPREQQARGRTIGLLLALLFRIGLLLSISWIVGLRTPLFDLPFPWLAQPFGVTGRDLILLAGGLFLMYKSTTEIHTKLQGEEEEETVGGKGVSMMSIILQIVVIDIVFSFDSILTAVGLVDNVLVMIAAVICAMGIMLAFSGVVANFVNDNPTIKMLALSFLIMIGFMLVMEAAHKDIEKGYLYFAMAFSLTVEVLNLRLRKKTKPVQLRDSQFD from the coding sequence ATGTACGATTTTTCGGCCTTTGTCCACCCCGCTACCTGGGTTAGCCTGCTCACCCTCACGTTCATGGAAATCGTGCTGGGGATTGACAACATCATCTTCATTTCCATTGTGGTGAACCGGCTGCCCCGCGAGCAGCAGGCGCGTGGCCGTACCATTGGCCTGCTGCTGGCGCTGCTGTTTCGCATTGGTCTGCTGCTGAGTATTTCCTGGATTGTGGGCCTGCGCACGCCGCTGTTCGACCTGCCGTTTCCGTGGCTGGCGCAGCCGTTTGGCGTGACGGGGCGCGACCTGATTCTGCTGGCCGGCGGCCTGTTCCTGATGTACAAGAGCACCACCGAAATTCATACCAAGCTGCAAGGCGAGGAAGAAGAGGAAACCGTGGGCGGCAAGGGCGTTTCGATGATGAGCATCATCCTGCAAATCGTGGTTATCGACATCGTATTCAGCTTCGACTCCATCCTCACTGCCGTGGGCTTGGTCGATAACGTGCTGGTGATGATTGCGGCCGTGATTTGCGCTATGGGCATCATGCTGGCCTTCAGTGGGGTAGTGGCCAATTTTGTGAACGATAACCCCACCATCAAGATGCTGGCCCTTTCGTTCCTCATCATGATTGGCTTCATGCTGGTGATGGAAGCGGCCCACAAAGACATTGAAAAAGGCTACCTCTACTTCGCCATGGCCTTCTCGCTCACGGTAGAAGTGCTGAACCTGCGCCTGCGCAAGAAAACCAAGCCCGTGCAGCTGCGCGACTCGCAGTTCGACTAA
- a CDS encoding NYN domain-containing protein, with translation MNQMNSPLIRVGVFYDGNYFLKISDYYYFQHERKARISLEGLHEYIRHQVAEEEDVDVRLAQITDAHFFRGRLSATEARDKDRLFHDRLLDDILMNLGVQTHYMALKTRDGRLQEKGIDVWLSLEALELALHKTLDVVVLIAGDSDYVPLIRKLNTVGTRVMLLNWDFKYEDFKGETRVTRASQQLLEQVTYPVAMHDVIDRGLAQQDEVVEAMFVSQSEPAAFAPNTAAAPKLARPTGPTAAGPVGTLGMSTIKNLKNGFGFVVMPPNNLFFSYADLTEGDFNDLREGDWVEFTVGRNHRDEDCARNVRKVTAPQMTDGEDEYEPVGVHATAEL, from the coding sequence ATGAACCAGATGAACAGCCCCTTGATTCGGGTTGGTGTCTTTTATGACGGCAACTATTTCTTAAAAATTAGCGACTATTATTATTTTCAACACGAGCGTAAGGCCCGTATCAGCCTCGAAGGCCTGCACGAGTACATTCGCCACCAGGTGGCCGAAGAAGAGGATGTAGACGTGCGCTTGGCACAGATTACCGACGCGCACTTTTTCCGGGGCCGCCTCTCGGCTACCGAAGCCCGCGACAAGGACCGCCTGTTCCACGACCGCCTGCTCGACGATATCCTGATGAACCTGGGCGTGCAAACGCACTACATGGCCCTGAAAACCCGCGACGGCCGCCTCCAGGAAAAAGGCATCGACGTGTGGCTCAGCCTCGAAGCCCTTGAGCTCGCCCTGCACAAAACCCTCGATGTTGTGGTGCTCATCGCCGGCGACAGCGATTACGTGCCCCTCATCCGCAAGCTCAACACCGTGGGCACCCGCGTAATGCTGCTGAACTGGGATTTCAAATACGAAGATTTCAAGGGCGAAACCCGGGTTACGCGCGCCTCGCAGCAGCTGCTGGAGCAGGTGACCTATCCGGTGGCCATGCACGACGTGATTGACCGTGGCCTCGCCCAGCAGGATGAGGTGGTGGAAGCCATGTTTGTGAGCCAGTCGGAGCCCGCTGCTTTTGCGCCCAACACGGCGGCCGCGCCCAAGCTGGCCCGGCCCACCGGCCCAACCGCCGCCGGCCCCGTGGGCACACTCGGCATGAGCACCATCAAGAACCTGAAAAACGGTTTTGGCTTCGTGGTAATGCCCCCCAACAACCTGTTCTTCAGCTACGCCGACCTTACTGAAGGTGACTTCAACGACCTGCGCGAAGGCGACTGGGTGGAGTTCACCGTGGGCCGCAACCACCGCGACGAGGACTGCGCCCGCAACGTGCGCAAAGTCACCGCCCCGCAAATGACCGACGGCGAAGACGAGTACGAGCCCGTAGGTGTGCACGCCACGGCCGAGCTCTAG
- a CDS encoding metal-dependent hydrolase — protein sequence MRGSSHLAIGFITGVAVAGLVPGIPFSLAGIALAGFSSLAPDLDHPESRLSKRLGFTQNYVRWAFAAGALALAAYAYFQRAPGAEQRLYYTAALAFGLIGVGMQGGSARRLALLFTGLGTVVAGLYTEQLWLSLLGTFVALAPFTTHRSWTHTIWATALWTYIGYLADQHLGWRGVALYAGSGYASHLLADTLTKSGVRWLLPISGFSFKVPLISTGSASGNAMEVGICVGYALLVLGLVLGHMRF from the coding sequence ATGCGCGGCTCTTCCCACCTGGCCATTGGCTTCATTACCGGCGTGGCCGTAGCCGGGCTGGTGCCGGGCATTCCGTTTTCGCTGGCCGGCATTGCCCTGGCCGGCTTCTCCAGCCTCGCCCCCGACCTCGACCATCCCGAAAGCCGCCTTAGCAAGCGTCTCGGCTTCACCCAAAATTATGTGCGCTGGGCCTTTGCCGCCGGGGCGCTGGCCCTGGCCGCCTACGCCTACTTTCAGCGGGCCCCCGGGGCCGAGCAGCGGCTGTACTACACGGCGGCGCTGGCCTTCGGGCTTATTGGCGTGGGCATGCAGGGCGGCTCGGCCCGGCGGCTGGCGCTGCTGTTCACGGGCTTGGGCACGGTGGTGGCCGGCCTCTATACCGAGCAGCTTTGGCTAAGTCTGCTGGGCACGTTCGTGGCGCTGGCCCCCTTCACCACCCACCGCTCCTGGACGCACACTATTTGGGCCACCGCGCTCTGGACTTACATCGGCTACCTCGCCGACCAGCACCTGGGCTGGCGCGGCGTGGCTCTGTATGCGGGCAGTGGCTACGCCTCCCACTTGCTGGCCGATACGCTCACCAAATCGGGCGTGCGGTGGCTTTTGCCCATTTCAGGGTTCTCGTTTAAAGTGCCACTTATCAGCACCGGCTCGGCCAGCGGCAACGCCATGGAAGTGGGCATTTGCGTGGGCTACGCGCTGCTGGTGCTGGGGCTGGTGCTGGGGCACATGCGCTTTTAG
- a CDS encoding RNA methyltransferase → MRKLTMAELNRASVDDFKSTPKSPVVLVLDNVRSMHNVGAIFRTADAFALEKIYLCGITPRPPHREITKTALGSEESMAWEYAAETVTAVAALKAAGYHIAAVEQTTGSVALPQFRPETGRPLALVLGNEVFGVEDAVLALCDLAVEIPQFGTKHSLNVGVAAGVVLWDALVKLGVV, encoded by the coding sequence ATGCGAAAACTCACAATGGCCGAGCTGAACCGGGCCTCGGTTGATGACTTCAAAAGTACACCCAAAAGCCCCGTGGTTTTGGTGCTCGACAACGTGCGCAGCATGCACAACGTGGGCGCCATCTTCCGCACGGCCGACGCCTTTGCGCTCGAAAAAATTTACCTCTGCGGCATCACGCCGCGCCCGCCGCACCGCGAAATCACCAAAACGGCGCTGGGCAGCGAGGAGTCGATGGCCTGGGAATACGCCGCCGAAACCGTGACGGCCGTGGCCGCCCTCAAGGCGGCCGGCTACCACATTGCCGCCGTGGAGCAAACCACGGGCAGCGTCGCGCTACCGCAGTTTCGGCCCGAAACAGGTCGGCCGCTGGCACTAGTGCTGGGCAACGAAGTTTTTGGCGTTGAGGATGCCGTGCTAGCGCTGTGCGACCTGGCCGTGGAAATTCCGCAGTTCGGCACCAAGCACTCGCTAAACGTGGGCGTGGCGGCCGGCGTAGTGCTCTGGGATGCGCTGGTGAAGCTGGGCGTGGTGTAA
- a CDS encoding YajQ family cyclic di-GMP-binding protein, with amino-acid sequence MASFDIVSKVDPQTLENAVNTAQKELQTRYDLRDTKGGIELNKKDNTILLSSENSMRVKALEDILLGRVVKQGIDGTSLDFSADEQPSGQLIKKTIKVRAGVDKEFGRKIIKAIKDAKVKVEAQMQDDQVRVTAKKIDDLQAAIAVLRRTDIGLPLQFVNMKS; translated from the coding sequence ATGGCATCCTTCGACATCGTGAGCAAAGTTGACCCGCAAACCCTCGAAAACGCGGTAAACACAGCCCAAAAAGAACTTCAGACCCGCTACGACTTGCGCGACACCAAGGGCGGCATCGAGCTCAACAAAAAGGACAACACCATTCTCCTGTCGTCGGAAAACTCGATGCGCGTAAAGGCGCTGGAGGACATCCTGCTCGGCCGCGTGGTGAAGCAGGGCATCGACGGCACCAGCCTCGACTTTTCGGCCGATGAGCAGCCCAGCGGCCAGCTCATTAAGAAAACCATCAAGGTGCGCGCCGGGGTGGACAAGGAGTTCGGCCGCAAAATCATCAAGGCCATCAAGGATGCTAAGGTGAAGGTAGAAGCCCAGATGCAGGACGACCAGGTGCGCGTGACGGCCAAGAAAATCGACGATTTGCAAGCTGCCATCGCCGTACTGCGCCGTACTGATATCGGCCTGCCGCTGCAGTTCGTGAACATGAAGTCATAA
- a CDS encoding GNAT family N-acetyltransferase: MNPAAAIQPPRTPAEWAAYYQLRYAVLRQPWQQPPGSERVPADDEAGTIHALLLAAASAAPEALAVGMLQPTGTRQGQIRFMAVAPDAAGQGLGQRVTAYLEEQARAAGLGEIVLHARQAAVGFYEKLGYAVVEPSHLLFSEIQHFLMRKQL; this comes from the coding sequence ATGAATCCAGCCGCCGCCATCCAGCCGCCCCGCACGCCCGCCGAGTGGGCCGCCTACTACCAGTTGCGCTACGCCGTGCTGCGCCAGCCCTGGCAGCAGCCCCCCGGCTCGGAGCGCGTACCGGCCGACGATGAGGCCGGTACCATTCACGCCCTGCTACTGGCCGCTGCCTCAGCGGCTCCCGAGGCCCTGGCCGTGGGCATGCTGCAACCCACCGGCACCCGCCAGGGCCAGATTCGCTTCATGGCCGTAGCCCCGGACGCCGCCGGGCAGGGCCTGGGCCAGCGCGTGACAGCGTATCTGGAAGAGCAGGCGCGGGCGGCGGGCCTGGGCGAAATCGTGCTACACGCGCGGCAGGCCGCCGTTGGTTTTTATGAGAAGCTGGGCTACGCGGTAGTAGAGCCTTCGCACCTGTTGTTTAGTGAAATTCAGCATTTTTTGATGCGTAAGCAGCTGTAA
- a CDS encoding PaaI family thioesterase: MSDQNPFLPDLATMVTAYNQMNHYGRTNGMELTVSTPGQIEYRMRIREEHLSSPNTCHGGVIAGLMDAALGAAALSLAFTKLELVSTVEFKMNYLHAVHLHDELVARGVVDHSGNSLVVSSCVVYRLKDGHDDVAVARGLGTFNRYPASKRDFAQLLMG, encoded by the coding sequence ATGTCCGACCAAAATCCGTTCCTCCCCGACCTCGCCACCATGGTGACTGCCTACAACCAGATGAACCACTATGGCCGCACCAACGGCATGGAGCTGACGGTGAGCACCCCCGGCCAAATCGAATACCGCATGCGCATCCGCGAAGAGCACCTTTCCTCGCCCAACACCTGCCACGGCGGCGTAATTGCCGGCCTGATGGATGCGGCCCTGGGCGCGGCCGCCCTCTCGTTGGCCTTCACCAAGCTCGAATTAGTGTCCACCGTCGAATTCAAGATGAATTACCTGCACGCCGTGCACCTGCACGATGAGCTGGTGGCGCGTGGCGTAGTCGACCACAGCGGCAACTCCCTAGTAGTGAGTAGTTGCGTAGTCTACCGCCTAAAGGACGGCCACGACGATGTGGCCGTAGCACGCGGTCTGGGCACCTTCAACCGCTACCCGGCCTCTAAGCGTGATTTCGCCCAGCTGTTGATGGGGTGA
- the mutS gene encoding DNA mismatch repair protein MutS, with translation MKQYYQLKQQHPGAVLLFRVGDFYETFGEDAVTASRILDITLTKRGAGSSSEVALAGFPHHSLDNYLPKLVRAGQRVAICDQLENPKEAKGLVKRGITELVTPGVSMHDNVLERRSNNYLCAIHFGKTEAGISFLDISTGEFLAAQGTLDYLGKLMQNFSPAEVLFCKKSRAEFEQNFGPDYCTYALDDWVFGADYAHDTLTRHFRTTSLKGFGVDNLKEGVIAAGCILHYLAETKHNDVQHIASLGRLEEDKYVWLDRFTVRNLELVHAQHPGGVPLIDVLDQTLTPMGARLLRKWIVLPLKEVSQIQRRLDTVAALVADEELLSDLTQHLRQINDLERLISKVAVRRVNPRELLQLARALEAIAPMRERLAVSGVKALVKLSEQLNPCANLRHEILTKIKPDAPILTNQGGVLNMGVDAELDELRALAFSGKDYLLQLQQREQRNTGISSLKVAYNRVFGYYLEVTNAHKDKVPAEWIRKQTLVNAERYVTEELKTYEEKILNAEEKLFVIEQRIYNDLVLAALDFVPQIQQNARAIGVMDCLASFALTARQQRYVQPLVNDGTVLDIKAGRHPVIERQLPPGESYIPNDICLDQDDQQIVVITGPNMAGKSALLRQTALIVLLAQIGSFVPADAATVGIIDKIFTRVGASDNLSKGESTFMVEMTETASILNNLSDRSLVLMDEIGRGTSTYDGISIAWAIVEHLHNNPKAKAKTLFATHYHELNQLADDCPRVRNYNVAVKEADGRILFLRKLQPGGSEHSFGIHVARLAGMPTSVVLRANEIMHHLEVERTGTGAESDIPTEFDDVLAGIEPNGSSMRAGVAVPPPREPAQPKPRATSAVATAPRAQLSIFEPSDPALERIRELLQHLDVNTLTPIEALMKLNELKLTLGKG, from the coding sequence ATGAAGCAGTATTACCAGCTCAAGCAGCAGCATCCGGGCGCGGTGCTGCTATTCCGGGTGGGCGACTTTTACGAAACCTTCGGCGAGGACGCCGTCACGGCCAGCCGCATTCTCGACATCACCCTCACCAAGCGCGGTGCGGGCAGCAGCAGCGAAGTGGCCCTGGCCGGCTTCCCGCACCACTCCCTCGACAACTACCTGCCCAAGCTGGTGCGCGCCGGCCAGCGTGTGGCCATCTGCGACCAGCTCGAAAACCCCAAGGAAGCCAAAGGCCTCGTGAAGCGCGGCATCACGGAGCTCGTGACGCCCGGCGTGAGCATGCACGATAACGTGCTGGAGCGGCGCAGTAACAACTACCTCTGCGCCATTCACTTCGGCAAGACCGAGGCCGGCATTTCCTTCCTCGACATCAGCACCGGCGAGTTCCTGGCCGCCCAAGGTACCCTCGACTATCTGGGCAAGCTGATGCAGAATTTCAGCCCCGCCGAGGTGCTGTTCTGCAAGAAGAGTCGCGCTGAGTTTGAGCAGAACTTCGGCCCCGACTACTGCACCTACGCGCTGGACGACTGGGTTTTCGGGGCCGACTACGCCCACGATACCCTCACCCGCCACTTCCGCACCACCTCGCTCAAGGGTTTTGGCGTCGATAACCTGAAGGAAGGCGTGATTGCGGCCGGCTGCATCCTGCACTACCTCGCCGAAACCAAGCACAACGACGTCCAGCACATCGCCAGTCTGGGCCGTTTGGAGGAGGATAAGTACGTGTGGCTCGACCGCTTCACGGTGCGCAACTTGGAGCTGGTGCACGCCCAACACCCCGGCGGCGTGCCCCTCATCGACGTGCTCGACCAGACCCTGACGCCCATGGGGGCCCGTCTGCTGCGCAAGTGGATAGTGCTGCCGCTCAAGGAAGTAAGCCAGATTCAGCGCCGCCTCGATACGGTAGCCGCGCTGGTGGCCGATGAGGAATTGCTCAGCGACCTTACCCAGCATCTGCGTCAGATAAACGACTTGGAGCGCCTGATAAGCAAAGTGGCCGTGCGCCGTGTGAACCCCCGCGAGCTGCTGCAGCTGGCCCGCGCCCTCGAAGCCATTGCCCCCATGCGCGAGCGGCTGGCCGTGTCCGGCGTGAAGGCGCTGGTGAAGCTCTCGGAGCAGCTGAACCCCTGCGCCAACCTGCGCCATGAAATCCTAACCAAAATCAAGCCCGACGCGCCCATCCTCACCAACCAGGGCGGCGTGCTGAACATGGGCGTCGATGCCGAGCTGGACGAGCTGCGGGCCCTGGCCTTCTCGGGCAAGGACTACCTGTTGCAGCTTCAGCAGCGCGAGCAGCGCAATACCGGTATTTCGTCGCTGAAAGTGGCTTACAACCGGGTATTCGGCTACTACCTCGAAGTCACCAATGCCCACAAGGATAAGGTGCCCGCCGAGTGGATTCGCAAGCAGACCCTGGTGAACGCCGAGCGCTACGTAACCGAGGAGCTGAAAACCTACGAGGAAAAAATCCTCAACGCCGAGGAAAAGCTGTTTGTGATTGAGCAGCGCATCTACAACGACCTGGTGCTGGCGGCCCTCGATTTCGTGCCCCAGATTCAGCAAAACGCTCGCGCCATTGGCGTGATGGACTGCCTGGCCAGCTTTGCCCTCACGGCCCGGCAGCAGCGCTACGTGCAGCCACTGGTGAACGACGGCACCGTGCTCGACATCAAAGCCGGCCGCCACCCCGTCATCGAGCGCCAACTCCCCCCCGGCGAAAGCTATATCCCCAACGACATCTGCCTTGACCAGGACGACCAGCAGATTGTGGTGATAACCGGCCCCAACATGGCCGGCAAGTCGGCCCTGCTGCGCCAGACGGCCCTCATCGTGCTGCTGGCTCAAATCGGCTCCTTCGTGCCCGCCGATGCCGCCACAGTAGGCATCATCGATAAGATTTTTACCCGCGTAGGGGCCTCCGACAACCTGAGCAAGGGCGAAAGCACCTTTATGGTGGAGATGACCGAAACTGCCTCCATCCTCAACAACCTCTCCGACCGCAGCCTGGTGCTGATGGACGAAATCGGGCGCGGTACCAGCACCTACGACGGCATCAGTATCGCCTGGGCCATCGTCGAGCACCTGCACAACAACCCCAAAGCCAAGGCCAAAACCCTGTTCGCCACCCACTACCACGAGCTCAACCAACTGGCCGACGACTGCCCCCGCGTGCGCAACTACAACGTGGCCGTGAAGGAGGCCGACGGCCGCATCCTCTTCCTGCGCAAGCTGCAGCCCGGCGGCTCCGAGCACAGCTTCGGCATCCACGTGGCACGGCTGGCCGGCATGCCCACCAGCGTAGTGCTGCGGGCAAATGAAATCATGCACCACCTCGAAGTGGAGCGCACCGGCACCGGGGCCGAAAGTGATATACCCACCGAATTCGACGACGTGCTGGCGGGCATCGAGCCCAACGGCAGTTCTATGCGGGCCGGGGTTGCTGTGCCGCCACCCCGCGAGCCTGCCCAGCCCAAGCCCCGCGCCACTTCGGCCGTGGCAACCGCGCCGCGCGCCCAGCTCAGCATCTTCGAGCCCAGCGACCCGGCCCTCGAACGCATCCGCGAGCTGCTCCAGCACCTTGATGTGAACACCCTCACGCCTATCGAAGCGCTGATGAAACTGAACGAATTGAAGCTCACATTAGGGAAAGGTTAA
- a CDS encoding HNH endonuclease: MAATRKCLSTDDEFRQAVSESLSVAQVLGRIGLVPAGGNYKTVYARIAKLGLDTSHWTGAAWNQGGRYKSFGRKATLEEILVENSPYNFTHGLRKRLLEESVKARHCEDCGLVEWKHQPIPLELHHRNGINNAHRLENLQLLCPNCHALTENYRGKNRVNIIAK, translated from the coding sequence ATGGCTGCTACCCGCAAATGCCTCAGTACAGATGATGAATTCCGGCAGGCGGTTAGCGAAAGCCTATCGGTGGCGCAGGTATTGGGGCGCATCGGGCTGGTGCCGGCCGGGGGCAACTACAAAACCGTATATGCCCGCATCGCGAAGCTAGGCTTGGATACTAGCCACTGGACGGGCGCGGCCTGGAACCAAGGGGGCCGCTACAAGAGTTTCGGACGCAAAGCCACCCTTGAAGAAATTCTGGTAGAAAATTCGCCGTATAATTTCACTCATGGTTTACGGAAAAGGCTGCTGGAAGAAAGCGTGAAGGCCAGACATTGTGAGGATTGTGGACTAGTAGAATGGAAGCATCAGCCTATTCCGCTGGAATTACATCATCGGAATGGGATAAATAATGCCCACCGTTTGGAAAACTTGCAGTTACTTTGTCCAAACTGCCATGCCCTGACGGAAAACTATCGGGGCAAAAACAGAGTTAATATCATAGCTAAGTAG